ACAACAACCGTTTCTCTTCCataattaaatttaactttgtaCTGAACTGTCAAACATTGACTGTGAATTCTTTGAGCTGGAATGAAAGACATTTCAGAATGACTTTCAAAATCAGTACACCATACTTCAAGGGGGTCCGGAAACCAGTTTCTTTCGGGATGGGCCTTGAACCAATCAACCTCAGCAAGCACAAAAGTAAGCTTCTGCCTTTTGCCTCGGCCTTGCTTTACAACCACATCATGGGTAAGGAATCTGCAAACTCTTCCTGGTCTACACTCCCCATTAAACCATTTAGCTAAAACACCATAATTCCTTGAACATCTGTAAATTGCACCACTGATTTTAACTCTTGAAAAGCTATCACAGAGTCTTTGAGTAGAAACTACCTCACTGTTGGGAAGCAAAGTTCTATACATTTCTGTAAGTTTGGaatgatcatcatcatttaaaGCAATCCTCTTGACTGGTGGCAAAGGAACAAACGTTTCAGTCTGatcttcattcaacatttctcCAAGAGTGCCAGTTTGAGTAGCAGTAGCAGAAAGCAAACACTGGAATTCTTTATGTTCAGCGGGGAAGTCCATCATGCGTAACTCAATATCACGAAGAAATCTGCGCATCAGCTGAACACctacaagaaatacatatttctGTGAACAATCTACAAATATAAGTGGAAAATCTCTATGATTCAgctttaaaatttaatgttgccTGTGTAATTAATTGCAATTGCAATGGTTGATGAAAAATGTGGGAGCTGGGTACGATGTTGTTGTGACGTCATCGAAGGAGGACATCTGCTGCGAACTTATGAGTAAATGACCGAGAAGCAAGAAagggaaaatcattttaagcgAGCGGGATACTAAGACAACCAAAATTCAAAGGAATATGTCTAAGTGATTCAAGTTCTGAGAGAAGTTTTAATTCAGAAGATTCTGAGACAAAGTCAAGAACCGCAAAAtttgaaactttgaaaaattataaaaaaataaggaaaaatgcCATGACAAAATTTTTTTCGCACAAGTAATCAGGATGATAAGAACATTTcgttcagcaaaaaaaaattgggggaaTAGTTGCACTTTAAGTGAGgatttacttttgtataggTCTCCCTTCAgttttgactttgactttgaatAATATCAAACTGTACACAAAAGTGATAACTTACCAATGTTGTGGTTGTTCTTGTGATATGACCCCAAGATGCCATTGTATCTTTCAAAGGAGAAACACCAGAATGAATAGACTGGTCCATAGTCTCTGATACACTCTACAAGGTGACAACTTAAGTGCATGTTTGGAGTGCACTTTGTATTGCCATATAGATTCTCAAACAGTTTACAAAACTTCAGAATTCTTGATTCTGCCTCTAAACACTGCTCCATTGTAATTGACTGACAGCAAATTAAGCGGCACGCAGTGACAAAATGCATCCATGCATCATAGTGTTCTCCACGTAAAATTCCTTTCAATGCAAATGCTGAGTAGTAACAAACCCAGTTCTTCCACTGGTCTGCTGTAAAGCCACTAAATCCTGTGGCAATTTTTGAAGGGATTCTTCCAATTTCTGGGGGTGGTACAACAGCATTGACTCTCCTCTGCAGCAACTCAAAGTCTTTCTCGCCTATCAAATCATTCTCTTTCCAGACTTTTAATGTTGATTTTGCCAATCCAAGGAAAAGGTTGTGCATTGGATCAATGATAACAAAGCGCACAGCATCGTAGTATGGCAATTGAAGCAGCACTGAATATTTGGCCCCAGTGTTGTGAACCATGGAATTAATCTGTGATTGACACCTTGCAAATCGTACAGACTCTGCATGCACTCTGTGCAGTTCGTTTGTCCTTCTTTCCCAAGTTTCTGTGTCAAAACCTGAGAAATCAGGTTTGGCTCCAAAAGAGCTCCTTGGAAAGGTTTTGAAGCACTTGTTGCAACCTGAAAAACAGTATTTCATATAACCAATTACAGGTAGGTGTTTCAATAAGAGCCCTCTTAGAGGACATGTGGTTACCTAtagtgaacaacaacaacaatggtgCAAAAAAAGAGTTGCATCGAGTTTAGTTTTATTGCAAGTATTCTTTAAAATTTGAGTGCTTGCTATTGCATCCAACATATCTTATTGAAAAGCACACAGAAAATACTCTCTAGAAAACAGTTTGACTTGATGGAaagtaatatttaaaaaaaaaaatagtataaTTTAGCACAAATTAGTTACAAAATGTTAGAGAAACAAAAAAGTACTTTAAAACACTCTGGCATTTAAATTTGACTTacagagaaaacattttccttaCTTTACAAGCAATAGACCTTTGTACCGgtatggcggccattttgatttctattgtttcgaatagctattatgggatgcccagggggcaaataccggtacattttaatttgccccctgagcatcccacaatgtctttcgaaacaatagaaatcaaaatggccgccgtatcgttaaaaaggtctattaaaaaCTGGAACCAGAATGGAAAAAGACTGAATCTAGAATTACAGCCACACAGGTAACTGTTAAAAAGGAGAAACCTGCAAATTATCCCACACAGCCCCTGGCACTAATTTGTATAATTTCTATTGTTAAATCAAGTACATGTATGCGCATTATCATGACACAGGCCCTTTAATTGCTTGAAATACGTTTGGGATTGACTGTGAATGACCCATATCACGACACATACCTTTTGCTGCTGAATGGCCTGCAAAACCTCCACATTTTCTGGCAGCTGGCACATCACAACACAGTGCCAAGAGGGCAACGCGAAGCTTTAACATCCCTCCTGGGAGGCGTGAATCCTCAAAGATTACTCCATCCCAGAAGTCTATAAGTTCATCAACAAGAGGTTTAAGAAATGAATTGATATCACCCTTCGGTTCTTTGGGGCCTGGTATAATCCCAACAATTATCACATTTTCAGGTTTAAACCTCTCCTCCCGAGGAAGATTCATTAGCACTAAATATATCACTCCACAACTGTGATTGGTGTGCTTGTAAGGCTGAAACCAATCCACATTGAGCATGACGCCTAGGTTTCCTGCTGTTGAGAAGTAAGGATCTCCGTCAGAATCCAAAAAATCTTTCCAAACTCTGCCTTCAAATACATCACCCATTGAATTTCCGGTAAGGTCTCTTTTCCTCCAAGACTCGCACTTTTCAAGAAAGCCAGGTCTTGTAATCTGCGCCCTCAATGAATCTGACAATTTCTTAAAACAGTACAACCTCTTAGGATAGAGGAAAGCAGATCCATTCTTGGATCGCATTTGCTTCATTAAAAGTGCACCACATTGCTTCCTTCGGTTTCTCTGGGGATGATTCGGAAATCGGACATTGTCACATTTCTTTGAAACAACCCGGCCATTGGTTTTCCTTACAGTACATTCCTCAGTTTTGTACAATGTACAGCACTTTGGACAGGCAACATATTTTTCAAACTCATCTTGTCCAAGTCCAATGTATGATTTGGCCATATAAAGGGTCTGTGGTAAACTTTGTGCAAATTTAACAACAGACTCAACCTTTGCCACATTGCCAATCATTGTAATAAAAAGTCTTAAGAACTTCAACAGAATTAGCATTCCATGATCAGAGACTTTATAAAGTGTTTGCCAGagaaaaaggaacaaaacaagGACTTTTGATTCTGACGACACTCCATACTGGCCAGCTGAGCTACTTGCTTCATCAGATTGGTCTTCTTCACCATACTCAAAACCGTCATCTCCAATTTCGTTATCAATTCCATTTTCATCACTTAcctataataacaataaaaacagTAATAAGCTACAGTGTAGGATGATTGTGAAATCATAGATACTGTAGGTGTctacaggtacatgtatattacaGACAGTCAGGGTGACCTGACAGCAGTTCTTCTGAGATACTCACGTATACTGCATACTACAGTATACACAGGCATACACCAGCAGCCTACCTGAACGGGTTTATTTACGAAAAAGCTAAAGTAAAAAGCTGAGATCATAGACatcaggtgcaaagattcattttagccagaaaaatattttatattttatatttttctggagaagtcgcaaatttgcaacttgttttcatcttcgctctttcgaaacgaaagggttagcagttgccactttgctgctctttttactaaaataattgaagaaatgacaaaattattttgtttcttgccttgagttttctttcaatctgaagatagcataATCTCGCTGCAATGTTatgtgcacaactccattcctctgatatcattcaacattttcagcggtttctttcaacacaagtattgtgggctcatattttgttttgctacacaGCTGACAACAACACAAGGTTTTCAAGGACGTTTGAAATTCATACACATATTCTTCTAAAATTCAACGATAAACCCACACCAATGTGTAACAtgcttgtacatgtatatgttaaGTATTCAGATTTGGTAAACATGTAAATGACAATGGCAAATTTAGTTGCACATGTACCACTTACCTCAGCATTATTTATATAACCATTAGAACAAGGAACTGCACTCTCTGTCTCATCAGTGTCACTGAAGAACACTTGATCCTCCTCATCAAACAGAGCTGACCCCTCTTGCTCATCACTGCTATATGTGCAGTTTTCATCATCAAGACCTGCCACTACTGATTGCACACTATCTCCACTATCCAACTGAGTCGAGCTGTGACCAGTAACAAAATGTTCCTTAGAAAGGTCAGTCTGCAAAGATGTGCTTCTCATTTGCCCCATCCGCCTATGCTCATGGAATGTCTTCTTAGCAACACGCTTATTGCAGTGGTCACAAAATACATAGTTTCCTATTATGCGAGTTAAATAAATAGCTTTAGAACAAATTTGAGCAAATGAATACAAAATCTAACAAGATACAGAAGTCTTACTGCAAATTTACACACACTGTTCATGTATGATGGCTCTTTAATAGGAAAGATCACCACGGGTGAAGCTGATTCAAATGGCCCTATCCCAGGGACAACAAGATCAATAAAAAGcaagaattacaatcaaacccCCACCCTATGCCCCTCCCAGCTTAACATTGCATAGTTACTTAAACAAgaaatgacctacaatgatctacaatgacagAAACAGTTTcaccttctcttatataggGGGTAACACAACAATTTTCCACTAAAACCaatcagttttgcacaacattgaataggagggaggggagagaagcaatgaagacgtcaaaagtgctaagCTTCCCAACGGTTTTGCCTATGATTGTATGAGAGTTGGAACTTATACAATGTAACTCTCGTAGTATTTAACATGGGTCTACCATTTCTTATTCTGGAAATGTTCTTACAATGTACTCtccaatgcataaataaaatctcacaatactgaaattttgttaaaatcatCATTTTATGATTTGGATTTCAGACTTGCGTGACGCTTCATAACGCTACTCCAAAATccataaaaatatgtttttgttgtttgatgtttcatattcattaaaagaaagctttctGTTTGGGAAGACGTTGAAAGAATGCCAAGAGCGGATTTATTTCAATCGATTTAGCAAGAAATGGTACTAGATGCAAGAGCACTCACATTACTCTACTCTATTTCATATCTGTGCTTGTGactatcttcaacatttagagatggaaaaatctttttcatttcaactggaattgcttacattcattttgaagtcttttgtccactgagtttgttatgcccaagacaacattattatgttaattttgaataaattggagcttcttttgaggccataaaaggtcgacttatacacatatagcccccctccccccaattcaatgttggagggtaacaaaacaattttccacaaaacaattcagttttgcaaaacattgaataggggggaggggaaagaagcaatgaagacgtcaaaagtgctgaTTTTCCCAacggttttgtctatgattgtagctaGGAGTA
This portion of the Montipora capricornis isolate CH-2021 chromosome 11, ASM3666992v2, whole genome shotgun sequence genome encodes:
- the LOC138022984 gene encoding uncharacterized protein yields the protein FVTGHSSTQLDSGDSVQSVVAGLDDENCTYSSDEQEGSALFDEEDQVFFSDTDETESAVPCSNGYINNAEVSDENGIDNEIGDDGFEYGEEDQSDEASSSAGQYGVSSESKVLVLFLFLWQTLYKVSDHGMLILLKFLRLFITMIGNVAKVESVVKFAQSLPQTLYMAKSYIGLGQDEFEKYVACPKCCTLYKTEECTVRKTNGRVVSKKCDNVRFPNHPQRNRRKQCGALLMKQMRSKNGSAFLYPKRLYCFKKLSDSLRAQITRPGFLEKCESWRKRDLTGNSMGDVFEGRVWKDFLDSDGDPYFSTAGNLGVMLNVDWFQPYKHTNHSCGVIYLVLMNLPREERFKPENVIIVGIIPGPKEPKGDINSFLKPLVDELIDFWDGVIFEDSRLPGGMLKLRVALLALCCDVPAARKCGGFAGHSAAKGCNKCFKTFPRSSFGAKPDFSGFDTETWERRTNELHRVHAESVRFARCQSQINSMVHNTGAKYSVLLQLPYYDAVRFVIIDPMHNLFLGLAKSTLKVWKENDLIGEKDFELLQRRVNAVVPPPEIGRIPSKIATGFSGFTADQWKNWVCYYSAFALKGILRGEHYDAWMHFVTACRLICCQSITMEQCLEAESRILKFCKLFENLYGNTKCTPNMHLSCHLVECIRDYGPVYSFWCFSFERYNGILGSYHKNNHNIGVQLMRRFLRDIELRMMDFPAEHKEFQCLLSATATQTGTLGEMLNEDQTETFVPLPPVKRIALNDDDHSKLTEMYRTLLPNSEVVSTQRLCDSFSRVKISGAIYRCSRNYGVLAKWFNGECRPGRVCRFLTHDVVVKQGRGKRQKLTFVLAEVDWFKAHPERNWFPDPLEVWCTDFESHSEMSFIPAQRIHSQCLTVQYKVKFNYGRETVVVTIPLIGRFIL